In one Tripterygium wilfordii isolate XIE 37 chromosome 22, ASM1340144v1, whole genome shotgun sequence genomic region, the following are encoded:
- the LOC119990365 gene encoding RPM1-interacting protein 4-like: MEATELGETHKRPTKNVGSENSIEQSPLHHQARNGRGIRAPSPAWEGKGSYEGSHGTPGRPRTRLSASGNESPDEVAAVPKFGDWDENNPASADGYTQIFNKVREERQTARVPGMQAESSHDYSRRQTANNNSAKSCSCCFPWGRK, encoded by the exons ATGGAGGCCACGGAGCTTGGTGAAACCCATAAACGACCTACAAAAAATGTTGGTTCTGAAAACAGCATTGAGCAGTCACCATTGCATCACCAAGCAAGAAATGGAAGAGGCATCAGGGCTCCTTCCCCTGCTTGGGAAGGAAAGGGTTCATATGAGGGTAGCCATGGCACTCCTGGAAGGCCCCGAACAAGACTAAGTGCTAGTGGCAATGAAAGT CCCGATGAAGTTGCTGCTGTACCGAAATTTGGAGATTGGGATGAGAATAACCCTGCATCAGCGGATGGTTATACTCAAATTTTCAACAAGGTGCGGGAGGAAAGGCAAACAGCAAGGGTTCCAGGCATGCAAGCTGAATCATCCCATGACTACTCTCGTAGGCAAACTGCTAATAACAATAGCGCCAAA AGTTGCAGTTGCTGTTTCCCATGGGGCAGAAAATGA
- the LOC119990333 gene encoding putative pentatricopeptide repeat-containing protein At3g25060, mitochondrial: MHSLLWPKHFKSILLACKDRRSISRVHALVILTGLTAHKNCLAHLIASYEGIDDITSARYVFDEFPQRGVDAWNAIIIAYSRKGNPYEVLGLYKRMIVEGARPDSSTFTVAIKACANLMDLRMGEEIQRQAADFGYENDDFVGSSVLNLYAKCGKMEKAMMVFDKMPEKNLVGWTTMVTGFLRSGQPCKAIDMYRKMQEERIEGDEVVMLGLIQASAQVGDIKFGLSIHGYMIRRGFHMDVVVQTSLVDMYAKNGKLGLALLVFKKIDNKTVISWSVLMSGFAQNGFAENALELIVEMQCHGFRPDSSSLVSALLACAQVGIMKFGKSIHGYIMRRFDFDQVSGTAVIDMYSKCGSLSSARAVFDRIESKDSISWNAMIESYGVHGLGKEALSLFLQMTQTNIQPDHATFASLLSAFSHSGLAEEGLQWFNLMVSEYKIQPRQKHYACMVDLLARAGRVEEAHQLIQSMNIEPGLAIWVALLSGCLSYGKSLIGNMAAAMVLELNPDDLGIYALVSNYYSMTKKWDKVAVVRKIMKEKQMKKVPGYSAVEVNGKHHAFLMEDKTHHQHEDIMQILDSMDNDMRSIKNLSTTVFILQDLPEES; this comes from the coding sequence ATGCACTCACTTCTGTGGCCAAAGCATTTTAAATCTATTCTCTTAGCATGTAAAGACAGACGATCCATTTCTAGAGTCCATGCGCTTGTAATCTTAACTGGTCTTACCGCCCACAAGAACTGCCTTGCTCATTTGATAGCCTCGTACGAGGGTATTGATGATATTACATCAGCCCGGTATGTGTTCGATGAATTTCCTCAACGGGGTGTTGATGCTTGGAATGCCATTATTATTGCTTATTCTCGCAAAGGTAACCCATATGAGGTTTTGGGTCTTTATAAGAGGATGATAGTTGAGGGAGCTAGGCCTGACAGCTCCACTTTCACGGTGGCAATTAAGGCCTGTGCTAACTTGATGGACTTGAGAATGGGGGAGGAAATTCAGCGCCAAGCTGCGGATTTTGGTTATGAGAATGATGATTTTGTTGGGTCATCAGTGTTGAACTTGTATGCAAAGTGTGGGAAGATGGAAAAAGCAATGATGGTGTTCGATAAAATGCCAGAAAAGAATCTTGTGGGTTGGACTACTATGGTGACTGGTTTTCTGCGTAGTGGGCAGCCATGCAAAGCGATTGATATGTATCGGAAGATGCAGGAAGAGAGGATAGAAGGAGATGAGGTTGTCATGCTGGGATTGATTCAGGCTAGCGCGCAAGTTGGCGACATAAAGTTCGGTCTCTCAATTCATGGGTATATGATTAGGAGAGGCTTTCATATGGATGTCGTTGTTCAAACCAGCCTTGTGGACATGTATGCTAAGAATGGAAAATTGGGGCTTGCTTTGCTTGTGTTCAAGAAGATTGACAACAAGACTGTTATTTCGTGGAGCGTGCTTATGTCCGGCTTTGCACAGaatggttttgcagaaaatgcACTTGAATTGATAGTCGAGATGCAGTGTCATGGATTCAGACcagattcttcttctcttgtAAGTGCACTTCTGGCATGTGCACAAGTTGGTATTATGAAATTTGGTAAATCCATACATGGATATATAATGAGAAGGTTTGATTTTGATCAAGTTTCAGGTACTGCAGTTATTGATATGTACTCAAAATGTGGATCACTTTCATCTGCTCGTGCCGTCTTTGATCGGATTGAATCAAAAGACTCAATTTCTTGGAATGCCATGATAGAGAGCTACGGAGTCCATGGGCTAGGAAAGGAAGCTCTGTCACTTTTCCTGCAAATGACACAAACAAACATACAACCAGATCATGCAACTTTTGCTTCTCTCCTGTCAGCTTTTAGTCATTCAGGACTAGCAGAAGAAGGTCTACAGTGGTTCAATCTCATGGTCAGTGAATATAAGATTCAACCAAGGCAGAAGCACTATGCTTGTATGGTCGATCTTTTGGCTCGAGCAGGACGAGTGGAAGAAGCTCATCAGCTAATACAATCAATGAACATTGAACCAGGACTCGCCATTTGGGTTGCCCTACTGTCTGGCTGCCTTAGTTATGGGAAGTCTCTAATCGGAAACATGGCGGCTGCAATGGTACTTGAGTTAAATCCAGATGACTTGGGAATTTATGCTCTGGTTTCAAACTATTACTCCATGACCAAGAAGTGGGACAAAGTAGCTGTTGTGAGGAAGATCAtgaaagagaaacaaatgaagaaagtaCCTGGTTATAGTGCTGTGGAAGTGAATGGAAAGCATCATGCATTTCTTATGGAAGACAAAACCCACCATCAACATGAAGATATCATGCAAATATTGGATAGTATGGATAATGATATGAGATCTATCAAAAATCTCTCCACAACTGTATTTATATTGCAAGATCTTCCAGAGGAGAGCTAG
- the LOC119990335 gene encoding uncharacterized protein LOC119990335 isoform X2 — MYADRVESGGRRSIKDRLNGNFFDNSTRRRPVTGKRQRQDDKWEHDLYDDESHISIRKVGARDLRQKLQRKSLQVTQSGKRSVSGVRDLREKLSGTMNLQSESTGSRKPKMEAAKPARKSVAAEAAEPEIKKVVNPAANKKSQQKVDMPTIVHMTDEDLKALGIPMGPRKKILLALESRA; from the exons ATGTATGCTGATCGGGTAGAGTCCGGAGGCAGGAGATCAATAAAGGATCGTCTCAATGGAAATTTCTTCGACAATTCCACTCGCCGGCGCCCCGTCACCGGCAAGAG GCAGAGGCAAGATGACAAGTGGGAACATGATCTTTATGATGACGAATCTCACATTTCAA TTCGCAAAGTTGGCGCTCGAGATCTTCGGCAGAAGCTCCAAAGAAAAAGTCTTCAAGTGACACAAAGTGGAAAAAGGTCTGTTTCAGGTGTAAGGGATTTGCGTGAAAAGCTATCAGGTACAATGAACCTGCAATCAGAGAGTACTGGTTCACGAAAACCAAAAATGGAGGCTGCTAAACCAGCTAGGAAAAGTGTTGCCGCTGAGGCTGCTGAACCGGAGATTAAAAAAGTTGTGAATCCGGCTGCTAATAAGAAGTCTCAGCAGAAG GTTGACATGCCTACCATTGTACACATGACTGATGAGGACCTCAAGGCTTTGGGGATACCAATG GGCCCAAGGAAGAAGATACTTCTAGCTCTGGAATCTAGAGCTTGA
- the LOC119990360 gene encoding dolichol-phosphate mannose synthase subunit 3-like, with protein MKHVLKILTLLAAISAFWIVLLETSVVPHSTAWLLPIYFVVSLGCYGLLMVGIGLMRFPTCPHEALLLQQDIVEAKDFLMQNGVDVGSS; from the exons ATGAAGCATGTTCTGAAAATTTTAACACTGCTGGCTGCCATTTCTGCATTTTGGATTGTCCTGCTGGAGACATCTGTAGTTCCCCATAGTACTGCCTGGCTG CTACCCATCTATTTTGTTGTATCTCTAGGATGCTATGGTCTGCTAATGGTGGGAATTGGTCTGATGCGATTTCCAACTTGTCCTCACGAAGCGTTGCTACTGCAGCAG GACATTGTTGAGGCCAAGGACTTTCTGATGCAAAATGGGGTTGATGTTGGTTCTAGTTGA
- the LOC119991270 gene encoding protein XRI1-like has protein sequence MTFIVREVKGRRRASAITEVLNSVSDSVMDHNCNSGEHWNWQGDGNCPRKDSNYDVSKCCWNEVTLNEEDISYMLDDQTTPMKACGDLHVTDSENINKEPEQCREASSQVKRRRMLQFDTEVVDSLFCSEEIPSVFLKSYERKDLFDDVLPQTSEWVSGFSENVSASGYKGLDQSSEEWIASCFNDTQMNFICDDMNYAGAADIQMDFSELYNSSTETENVVRQQVTRTPRNIVFKGRKSIIQTPTKLASSVTSPFTFIKPCGVHGDITLKDINQKIRTPPKSKRSYEDPAIYPTSPFSGKPVVGTTKIRTDGGKGSITIMRTKG, from the exons ATGACTTTTATTGTTCGTGAAGTAAAAGGGAGGAGACGAGCTTCTGCGATTACTGAGGTCCTAAATTCAGTTTCAGATTCAGTAATGGATCACAACTGCAACAG TGGTGAGCATTGGAATTGGCAAGGGGATGGTAATTGCCCCCGAAAGGATTCTAATTATG ATGTATCTAAATGCTGTTGGAATGAAGTCACTCTGAATGAGGAAGATATTTCCTATATGTTGGATGATCAAACAACCCCCATGAAGGCCTGCGGTGATTTGCATGTTACTGATAGTG AGAATATAAACAAGGAGCCAGAGCAATGTAGGGAGGCTTCTTCACAAGTAAAGAGGCGACGGATGCTACAGTTTGATACTGAAGTAGTAGATTCCCTATTTTGCAGTGAAGAGATTCCATCTGTGTTTTTAAAATCATAT GAGAGGAAGGACTTGTTTGACGATGTTTTACCCCAAACGTCAGAGTGGGTATCTGGGTTTTCAG AAAATGTGTCTGCCTCCGGTTACAAAGGCCTAGATCAGTCATCTGAGGAATGGATTGCCTCATGCTTTAATGACACTCAGATGAATTTTATCTGTGATGATAT GAATTACGCTGGAGCAGCCGATATTCAAATGGATTTTTCAG AGTTGTATAATAGTTCGACTGAAACTGAAAATGTGGTTCGACAGCAAGTTACTAGGACTCCTCGAAATATTGTCTTCAAAG GTAGGAAGTCCATCATACAAACACCCACCAAGTTAGCTTCTTCTGTTACTTCTCCATTTACCTTCATCAAACCGTGTGGAGTCCATGGAGATATTACTTTGAAGGACATAAACCAGAAGATCCGCACTCCACCAAAATCAAAGCGAAGTTATGAAGATCCTGCTATTTACCCGACCTCGCCCTTCTCTGGCAAGCCTGTAGTCGGCACAACTAAAATTCGTACAGATGGAGGAAAAGGTAGCATCACAATCATGAGAACCAAAGGATAA
- the LOC119991272 gene encoding small EDRK-rich factor 2-like has protein sequence MTRGNQREKDRERAQARTGGKGKNKDDGLTPEQRRERDAKALQEKTAKKAAQAAGGSNAGGGDAKNKK, from the exons ATGACTC GCGGTAATCAAAGGGAAAAGGACCGTGAAAGGGCTCAAGCCAGGACCGGCGGCAAGGGTAAGAACAAAGACGATGGACTGACCCCGGAACAACGCCGTGAAAG AGATGCTAAAGCACTACAGGAGAAGACGGCAAAGAAGGCAGCGCAGGCAGCTGGAGGGAGTAATGCCGGCGGTGGTGATGCCAAGAACAAGAAGTAG
- the LOC119990992 gene encoding omega-hydroxypalmitate O-feruloyl transferase-like has protein sequence MEDIKLVEKVVIVPENPTNRRRVFLSNIDLSLVLYQESVSYFDPPTNEISFSEACNVLYRALGALLVPYSFAAGRLVPAIDDDRRLEIDCNDAGFVVAAATTDAKLSSLGELLAPKPEFKKLVAFIQEDEMDLKDKPLLSLQLTQFECGSLALASRYNHCILDGVAIRELEANMAALTRGEDLVVVPNPDRTLFKARNPPEINHPHHEYSETTPLSIKESISANQIRSIYISSHHIANLKKGALKGGKLNNCTTFEVMAAKIWKARSIATRMQDEAMSTMLIPVDVRKRVVPQAPNGFAGNALVPAFARAMVREVKEEEDSYLVKKVQEGLERVNDEYVRSGIDWLEVHRGGPCCENSFSLVAWWRLGLEEEEFAWGRVKCATTITVKPGLVFVLPGDKGKGGLNICLELPEDQMEVFVSLIMEQ, from the exons ATGGAAGATATTAAGCTAGTTGAGAAAGTTGTGATTGTACCAGAGAATCCCACGAATCGCAGACGTGTCTTCTTATCAAACATAGATCTATCTCTGGTTTTATACCAAGAATCAGTGTCCTATTTCGATCCTCCAACGAATGAAATAAGCTTCTCTGAAGCTTGTAATGTTCTGTACCGCGCACTTGGTGCTTTGCTCGTGCCTTACAGCTTTGCTGCAGGACGTCTGGTACCAGCAATAGATGATGATCGCCGTCTCGAGATCGACTGTAATGATGCAGGTTTTGTGGttgcagcagcaacaacagacGCCAAGTTGAGCTCACTTGGTGAGCTCTTGGCACCCAAGCCAGAGTTCAAGAAGTTGGTTGCTTTCATTCAAGAAGACGAGATGGATCTCAAAGACAAGCCCCTTCTTTCCTTACAG TTGACACAATTTGAATGTGGAAGTTTGGCGCTGGCTTCTCGATACAATCACTGCATTCTAGATGGTGTAGCAATCCGTGAACTTGAGGCAAACATGGCTGCTCTAACCAGGGGTGAAGACCTCGTTGTAGTCCCGAACCCTGACAGGACATTATTCAAAGCTAGGAACCCACCAGAGATCAATCACCCACATCATGAATATTCAGAAACCACCCCTCTATCTATCAAGGAATCCATTTCAGCTAATCAGATTCGCTCGATCTACATTTCCTCACATCACATAGCCAACCTTAAGAAAGGAGCTCTCAAGGGTGGAAAATTGAACAACTGCACTACTTTTGAAGTAATGGCAGCAAAGATATGGAAGGCGCGGAGCATTGCAACAAGAATGCAAGATGAGGCTATGAGCACGATGTTGATTCCTGTCGACGTTCGAAAAAGGGTGGTACCGCAAGCCCCAAACGGATTTGCAGGCAACGCATTGGTTCCTGCATTTGCAAGAGCAATGGTGAGAGAGGTGAAGGAGGAAGAGGACTCGTACCTGGTGAAGAAAGTGCAAGAAGGGTTGGAGAGAGTGAATGACGAATATGTGAGGTCTGGGATAGACTGGTTAGAGGTTCACAGAGGGGGGCCGTGCTGTGAAAACAGCTTCTCATTGGTGGCTTGGTGGAGACTTGGTCTAGAAGAAGAGGAGTTTGCATGGGGAAGAGTCAAGTGTGCAACTACAATCACAGTGAAACCTGGTCTTGTGTTTGTGTTGCCAGGGGACAAAGGCAAGGGAGGCCTTAATATTTGCCTGGAACTGCCTGAAGATCAAATGGAGGTGTTTGTTAGTCTAATAATGGAACAATAA
- the LOC119990336 gene encoding small ubiquitin-related modifier 1-like encodes MSATGGGGGGGAGQEEDKKPGDQSAHINLKVKGQDGNEVFFRIKRSTQMRKLMNAYCERQSVDLNSIAFLFDGRRLRAEQTPDELEMEDGDEIDAMLHQTGGGHLA; translated from the exons ATGTCTGCAACAGGCGGCGGCGGTGGCGGTGGCGCAGGGCAAGAGGAGGACAAGAAGCCCGGGGACCAATCGGCTCACATTAACCTCAAAGTCAAGGGCCAG GATGGCAATGAAGTGTTTTTTAGGATCAAACGGAGTACCCAGATGCGGAAATTAATGAATGCATATTGTGAGAGGCAGTCAGTGGATTTGAACTCCATTGCATTTTTGTTTGATGGGCGCAGACTCCGTGCAGAACAGACTCCAGATGAG CTTGAGATGGAGGATGGCGATGAAATTGATGCTATGCTGCACCAAACAGGAGGCGGCCATCTGGCATAG
- the LOC119990796 gene encoding E3 ubiquitin-protein ligase RNF4-like, with amino-acid sequence MNAEGVRGPPLRGHRRRKAALDLNVAPNENRDHEGTSSQIEAQPAQTGQRQPIPPARIDVDAIDEDIIESSPGAFAEATKNSRRNRRIIVLDVDSGQTTYVGDTPRVKRTKVLQNQTNFHCELYINCGTSSKSKRDDAINMAEPSMRPPPAPKEPTFSCPICFGPLVEEMSTKCGHIFCKTCIKTAIGKQAKCPTCRKKVTVKELIRVFLPTTN; translated from the exons ATGAACGCTGAAGGGGTGAGGGGACCTCCTTTAAGAGGTCACCGAAGGAGGAAGGCAGCACTGGACTTAAATGTGGCACCAAATGAAAACAGGGATCACGAGGGTACTTCATCTCAGATTGAAGCTCAGCCAGCACAAACTGGCCAACGACAGCCTATACCACCTGCTAGGATTGATGTTGATGCAATTGACGAGGACATTATTGAATCTTCTCCCGGGGCCTTTGCAGAA GCCACAAAAAATTCCAGAAGGAATCGCAGAATTATTGTACTTGATGTAGATTCAG GGCAAACAACTTATGTGGGTGATACTCCTCGCGTCAAGCGCACTAAGGTTCtgcaaaatcaaacaaactTCCATTGTGAGCTTTACATAAATTGTGGAACCAGTAGCAAATCTAAG AGAGATGATGCTATCAACATGGCCGAACCATCTATGCGGCCACCGCCAGCACCAAAGGAGCCCACATTCAGTTGTCCAATTTGTTTTGGTCCGTTGGTTGAGGAGATGTCAACAAAGTGTGGTCACATTTTCTGTAAAACATGCATTAAGACGGCCATAGGAAAGCAGGCCAAATGCCCTACTTGTAGGAAAAAGGTCACTGTTAAGGAACTTATTAGAGTGTTCCTTCCAACAACCAATTGA
- the LOC119990335 gene encoding ankyrin repeat and SAM domain-containing protein 4B-like isoform X1 has translation MYADRVESGGRRSIKDRLNGNFFDNSTRRRPVTGKRQRQDDKWEHDLYDDESHISIRKVGARDLRQKLQRKSLQVTQSGKRSVSGVRDLREKLSGTMNLQSESTGSRKPKMEAAKPARKSVAAEAAEPEIKKVVNPAANKKSQQKPGTSLDQFLLSLDLEKYSITFQAEEVDMPTIVHMTDEDLKALGIPMGPRKKILLALESRA, from the exons ATGTATGCTGATCGGGTAGAGTCCGGAGGCAGGAGATCAATAAAGGATCGTCTCAATGGAAATTTCTTCGACAATTCCACTCGCCGGCGCCCCGTCACCGGCAAGAG GCAGAGGCAAGATGACAAGTGGGAACATGATCTTTATGATGACGAATCTCACATTTCAA TTCGCAAAGTTGGCGCTCGAGATCTTCGGCAGAAGCTCCAAAGAAAAAGTCTTCAAGTGACACAAAGTGGAAAAAGGTCTGTTTCAGGTGTAAGGGATTTGCGTGAAAAGCTATCAGGTACAATGAACCTGCAATCAGAGAGTACTGGTTCACGAAAACCAAAAATGGAGGCTGCTAAACCAGCTAGGAAAAGTGTTGCCGCTGAGGCTGCTGAACCGGAGATTAAAAAAGTTGTGAATCCGGCTGCTAATAAGAAGTCTCAGCAGAAG CCTGGAACATCACTGGATCAGTTTTTGCTGTCATTGGATCTCGAAAAATATTCAATTACTTTTCAGGCCGAGGAA GTTGACATGCCTACCATTGTACACATGACTGATGAGGACCTCAAGGCTTTGGGGATACCAATG GGCCCAAGGAAGAAGATACTTCTAGCTCTGGAATCTAGAGCTTGA
- the LOC119990359 gene encoding oleoyl-acyl carrier protein thioesterase 1, chloroplastic-like: MLKITCNVSDQIQSLAQCGFLGQPKPVLRPCSCRWNAVVHCSPATRTQVQPQAVVLKSGTVQVDSDLGTLADRLRLGSLTEDGLSYKEKFIVRSYEVGINKTATVETIANLLQEVGCNHAQSVGFSTDGFATSPTMRKLHLIWVTARMHIEIYKYPAWSDVVEIETWCQSEGRIGTRRDWILKDFATGEVIGRATSKWVMMNQDTRRLQKVSDEVREEYLVFCPREPRLSFPEENNRSLKKILKVEGPAQNSRLGLVPRRADLDMNQHVNNVTYIGWVLESIPQEIIDSHELQAITLDYRRECQQGDIVDSLTSVEPVEDTPAVSELHQTNGTASVTDDAQECFKFLHLLRLSGDGLEINRGRTEWRKKPAR, from the exons ATGTTGAAGATCACATGCAATGTATCTGACCAAATCCAATCCCTAGCACAATGCGGGTTCCTGGGCCAGCCCAAGCCCGTCCTCCGCCCTTGCTCCTGCCGATGGAACGCGGTCGTTCACTGCTCCCCGGCCACCAGAACTCAGGTTCAGCCTCAGGCAGTGGTGTTAAAATCCGGGACGGTTCAGGTCGACTCCGATTTGGGTACCTTGGCTGACCGGCTCCGGCTAGGAAGCTTGACTGAGGATGGATTGTCGTATAAGGAGAAATTCATAGTGAGATCCTACGAGGTTGGGATTAACAAAACTGCTACTGTTGAGACCATTGCGAATCTCCTGCAG GAAGTTGGATGTAACCATGCCCAAAGTGTTGGGTTCTCAACAGACGGATTTGCGACAAGCCCCACCATGAGAAAGTTGCATCTCATATGGGTCACAGCTCGTATGCACATTGAAATCTACAAATATCCAGCTTG GAGTGATGTTGTTGAAATTGAAACGTGGTGCCAAAGTGAAGGGAGAATTGGAACCAGACGTGATTGGATTCTTAAGGACTTTGCCACTGGTGAAGTTATTGGCAGAGCTACAAG TAAGTGGGTGATGATGAACCAAGATACTAGACGGCTTCAGAAAGTTAGTGATGAGGTCAGGGAGGAGTATTTGGTTTTCTGTCCACGAGAACCCAG ATTGTCATTTCCAGAGGAAAATAACCGCAGcttgaagaaaattttgaaggtGGAAGGTCCTGCTCAAAATTCAAGATTAGGACTTGTG CCTAGAAGAGCTGATCTGGACATGAATCAACACGTTAATAATGTCACATACATTGGATGGGTTCTTGAG AGCATACCTCAAGAAATCATCGACAGCCATGAATTGCAAGCAATCACCTTGGACTATAGAAGGGAATGCCAACAGGGTGACATAGTTGATTCCCTTACTAGCGTGGAACCAGTTGAGGATACTCCAGCAGTTTCTGAACTTCATCAAACAAATGGCACTGCCTCTGTCACAGATGACGCGCAAGAGTGTTTTAAATTTTTGCATTTGTTGAGATTGTCAGGTGATGGACTCGAAATAAACCGCGGCCGCACAGAGTGGCGAAAGAAACCTGCAAGATGA
- the LOC119991271 gene encoding uncharacterized protein LOC119991271 translates to MSAVDSGRDSLAAVAPPGNQINRTLLEIIRDEDPCDGSDGLRKNWKVFRDKLRLKRAGATWTSSVHITASDIRNNNNNQHVRSPFSRRNSLRFTTMPSVPPDSNELSEDVNVNAIGDATPARSFKPQISRHNSTRFPASNSDSNQPGENEYEPANEGTRRLAAALAEERQLSAREAVAAQEASEAAAAAAAEGTDSEGEAEEQSGAGQPVRMSLMDLLEENDRQLGLEGSTHMMVYDEEELDDDDYYEDVEQFGGGGVEYNCRVCMVRHKGAAFIPCGHTFCRLCSRELWVRRGDCPICNGFILEILDIF, encoded by the coding sequence ATGTCCGCTGTTGACAGTGGACGAGATTCGCTTGCGGCGGTTGCGCCACCGGGGAATCAAATCAACCGAACTCTCCTCGAGATCATACGCGACGAGGACCCTTGTGACGGCTCCGATGGCCTCAGGAAGAACTGGAAAGTCTTTAGGGACAAGCTCCGTCTCAAGCGCGCCGGAGCTACTTGGACATCCTCTGTTCATATTACTGCCTCCGATATTCGgaataataataacaatcaGCATGTAAGATCCCCATTTTCGCGCCGGAATTCCCTCCGTTTCACTACTATGCCATCGGTTCCACCGGATTCAAATGAGTTATCGGAGGATGTGAATGTTAATGCCATCGGTGACGCTACTCCAGCAAGAAGTTTCAAGCCACAAATTTCTCGGCACAACTCAACCCGCTTTCCGGCTTCCAACTCTGATTCAAATCAGCCTGGAGAAAACGAATACGAGCCGGCTAATGAAGGCACTCGGCGGTTGGCAGCGGCATTGGCGGAGGAGAGGCAGTTGTCAGCAAGGGAAGCTGTTGCGGCGCAGGAGGCGTCGGAGGCAGCGGCCGCCGCAGCTGCGGAAGGAACTGATTCAGAGGGCGAGGCGGAGGAACAATCAGGTGCGGGACAGCCGGTGAGGATGTCCTTGATGGATTTGTTGGAGGAGAACGATAGACAGTTGGGACTTGAAGGGTCCACCCACATGATGGTATACGACGAAGAGGAGTTGGACGATGATGATTATTATGAGGATGTAGAGCAGTTTGGTGGGGGTGGTGTAGAGTATAATTGCCGCGTGTGCATGGTGAGGCATAAAGGCGCGGCTTTTATCCCCTGCGGACACACCTTTTGTAGGCTTTGTTCAAGAGAGCTTTGGGTCCGGAGGGGTGACTGCCCTATCTGCAATGGTTTCATCTTAGAAATTCTTGACATCTTCTAA
- the LOC119990334 gene encoding B-cell receptor-associated protein 31-like — MYQLWILLLCVEGVVAFLLLVEIGPLRELLIKFLDLLKTGTGSVIVLTVAGFMFMIFGSNVMSIINIRNKGSRLGSTSPMDQVLYRTHWLDASYLGFILVLVFIIDRVHCYLKELIELRNNVGSSTDEVENLWKKNRQFKDREDKTSKEMKLLQDEISTLSESLKKLKLECQGKDQKIETAEAHVTALQKQSAELLLEYDRLLEENQNLQSQGLGHRS; from the exons ATGTATCAGTTGTGGATCTTGCTTCTGTGTGTTGAGGGTGTGGTAGCATTCCTTCTATTGGTGGAGATTGGGCCACTTAGAGAGCTTTTGATTAAGTTTCTGGATCTGCTCAAAACGGGAACAGGTTCTGTGATTGTCTTAACTGTTGCGGGTTTCATGTTTATGATATTCGGGTCAAATGTTATGAGCATTATCAACATCCGGAACAAGGGCTCAAGGCTTGGCAGCACCTCACCCATGGATCAGGTTCTTTATAGAACCCACTGGCTTGATGCTTCGTACTTGG GTTTTATCCTAGTTCTTGTATTCATAATTGATCGTGTGCACTGTTATCTTAAAGAGCTTATTGAGCTGAGGAATAATGTGGGATCTTCGACAGATGAAGTTGAAAATCTTTGGAAAAAGAACAGACAATTTAAGGATAGGGAGGATAAAACATCCAAAGAAATGAAACTGTTGCAAGACGAAATTTCAACTCTATCGGAGTCTTTGAAGAAGCTTAAGTTGGAATGCCAAGGGAAGGATCAGAAGATTGAAACTGCTGAAGCCCATGTCACTGCGCTTCAAAAACAATCTGCGGAACTACTACTGGAATATGACCGCCTTttggaagaaaatcaaaatcttcAATCTCAAGGTCTAGGACACAGGAGTTAA